A genomic window from Lotus japonicus ecotype B-129 chromosome 1, LjGifu_v1.2 includes:
- the LOC130732725 gene encoding uncharacterized protein LOC130732725, with product MAHSSSWLLFLFILLLVSSILTTNALSTVAKDEQVPCTMCAECENPCQPLPPPPPPVVECPPPPSPPPPLPPPPSPPPPPAIVECPPPPPKSLCPDNCETPPIMPWTPPQGPPRSPYHYDPYHVPPGYGDNSGGKMVPLPVYFTMMQSFIFVAFICLPYYYLFI from the coding sequence ATGGCTCATTCATCGTCTTGGCTACTTTTCTTGTTCATTCTTTTGCTTGTATCATCAATACTCACTACTAATGCTCTTTCAACAGTAGCCAAAGACGAACAAGTTCCATGCACAATGTGCGCTGAGTGCGAGAATCCATGCCAACCCCTGCCACCTCCACCTCCGCCTGTGGTAGAGTGCCCgccgccaccatcaccacctccaccattgccaccaccaccgtcaccgccaccaccacctgcTATAGTTGAATGTCCGCCTCCACCACCAAAATCATTGTGTCCGGATAATTGTGAAACGCCGCCTATTATGCCGTGGACGCCGCCCCAAGGACCACCGCGGTCTCCATACCACTATGACCCGTACCATGTTCCACCAGGTTATGGCGACAATAGCGGTGGAAAGATGGTGCCCCTTCCGGTCTACTTCACAATGATGCAGTCCTTCATTTTTGTAGCCTTTATTTGCTTGCCGTATTATTACTTGTTTATTTAG